The Lepisosteus oculatus isolate fLepOcu1 chromosome 4, fLepOcu1.hap2, whole genome shotgun sequence genome window below encodes:
- the LOC102684240 gene encoding mast cell tryptase-like: protein MNFLQLLFGLQILNLFQVSSSPLSRGSIVGGQDAQDGEWPWMARLRTNGVYSSCGGSLISSRWILTAAHCLENTSVVKVSLGALQLVKTPEYQGSAKRIITHENYTQFTGGFDIGLVELEDKVSFSQRISPVNLPSCSENISPGLQCWATGWGNIRENVSLEYPYTLQEVQIPIVDNQQCNQMYNCIIRPDMMCAGFYWGGKDTCQGDSGGPLVFKKGDDWVQAGIVSFGRGCAEPNSPGVYTRVSSFRDWIQTKSGV, encoded by the exons ATGAATTTCCTGCAGTTACTGTTTGGGCTCCAGATCTTGAACTTATTTCAAG TGTCCAGCTCTCCTCTGTCCAGGGGCTCTATAGTGGGCGGTCAGGATGCACAGGATGGAGAGTGGCCCTGGATGGCTCGTCTCAGGACAAATGGAGTGTATAGCTCGTGTGGTGGCTCCCTGATCAGTAGTCGCTGGATTCTGACCGCTGCACACTGCTTAGAAAA TACCAGTGTGGTGAAGGTGTCCCTGGGAGCTTTACAGCTGGTAAAGACACCAGAGTACCAGGGCTCTGCGAAAAGGATCATCACACATGAGAACTACACTCAGTTTACAGGGGGCTTTGACATCGGCCTGGTGGAGCTTGAGGACAAGGTGTCTTTCAGTCAGAGGATCAGTCCTGTGAATCTGCCCTCATGCTCTGAAAACATCAGTCCAGGCTTGCAGTGCTGGGCTACAGGCTGGGGGAATATTCGAGAAAACG TGAGCCTGGAATATCCTTACACTCTACAGGAAGTCCAGATCCCCATTGTAGACAACCAGCAATGTAATCAGATGTACAACTGCATCATTAGACCAGACATGATGTGTGCTGGGTTCTACTGGGGAGGGAAGGACACCTGCCAG GGAGACTCTGGAGGTCCTCTGGTCTTCAAGAAGGGGGATGATTGGGTCCAGGCTGGGATTGTGAGCTTTGGAAGAGGTTGTGCTGAACCCAACTCTCCTGGAGTCTACA